A single genomic interval of Croceibacter atlanticus HTCC2559 harbors:
- a CDS encoding nitroreductase family protein, producing MELLDKLNWRYATKAMNGKTVDQDKIDRILEAARLAPTSSGLQPFEIIVITNNDIKGQIKPVAWDQSVITDSSHLLVFAAWDTYTAERINQVFDMTNSVRGYENEGFENYRQMLLNTYPQKDAEENFIHASKQAYIAFGLAVAAAAYEGVDATPMEGFDPDAVDKILGLREKGLRSAVLLPLGYRDEDNDWLANQVKVRKPKEQLVTVLD from the coding sequence ATGGAGTTATTAGATAAATTAAATTGGAGATACGCTACAAAAGCAATGAACGGAAAGACTGTAGATCAAGACAAAATCGACAGGATTTTAGAAGCAGCACGTTTAGCTCCAACATCTAGTGGTTTACAACCATTCGAGATAATTGTGATTACCAACAATGATATAAAAGGACAAATAAAACCTGTAGCTTGGGATCAATCTGTTATTACAGACAGTTCTCACCTTCTTGTTTTTGCTGCTTGGGATACCTACACTGCAGAACGTATAAACCAAGTTTTTGATATGACAAACTCTGTAAGAGGTTACGAAAATGAAGGTTTTGAGAATTACAGACAAATGTTACTTAATACATATCCTCAAAAGGATGCCGAAGAAAATTTTATTCACGCCTCTAAACAAGCATACATTGCATTTGGACTTGCTGTTGCAGCTGCTGCCTACGAAGGAGTAGATGCTACGCCAATGGAAGGTTTTGATCCAGATGCTGTAGATAAAATTTTAGGCCTACGAGAAAAAGGTTTACGTAGTGCTGTATTATTACCATTAGGATATAGAGATGAAGATAATGATTGGTTGGCAAACCAAGTTAAGGTTAGAAAACCTAAAGAACAATTAGTAACAGTACTAGATTAA
- a CDS encoding nuclear transport factor 2 family protein → MSLEQNKNRAIAFYEMAYNGNPKKAIENFVGKEYIQHNPHVEDGTLGFINYFERMHAEYPNKSIEFVRCIAEGDLVALHTHQTWPDQDEYVTMDFFKFDDNGKICEHWDVIQQISKVSKNLNTMY, encoded by the coding sequence ATGTCATTAGAACAAAATAAAAACAGAGCCATTGCTTTTTATGAAATGGCCTACAATGGAAACCCTAAAAAAGCAATTGAAAATTTTGTTGGAAAGGAGTATATACAACACAATCCACATGTTGAAGATGGAACTTTGGGTTTTATTAATTATTTTGAACGTATGCACGCCGAATACCCTAATAAAAGTATAGAGTTTGTAAGATGTATTGCAGAAGGTGATTTGGTTGCCCTACATACACATCAAACTTGGCCAGATCAAGATGAATATGTAACTATGGATTTCTTTAAATTTGATGATAACGGGAAAATCTGTGAACATTGGGATGTTATACAACAAATTTCTAAGGTCTCTAAAAACTTAAATACAATGTATTAA
- a CDS encoding YceI family protein produces MNKLLICLGVMMLSVCISNSQKMYDLDTDESLLNWKSDYVFKIAGHHGFVKFNDGKLITINGNITGGHFTIDMTTIENVDGGYNEGLVSHLKNEDFFDIYKYPTAYIEFTNVVYNKSINEHLIDAMLTIKDVSKPVKFTAKADGTDNTMTARFKIDRSRWQINYNHDLKDSTISEAVEFNVYLKFK; encoded by the coding sequence ATGAATAAACTACTTATTTGCCTTGGCGTGATGATGCTATCTGTTTGCATCTCAAATTCTCAAAAGATGTATGATTTAGATACAGATGAAAGTCTACTAAATTGGAAATCTGACTATGTCTTTAAAATTGCTGGTCATCATGGCTTTGTTAAGTTTAACGACGGAAAACTTATTACCATAAACGGAAACATTACTGGTGGTCATTTCACTATAGATATGACAACAATTGAAAATGTTGATGGTGGCTATAATGAAGGTTTGGTATCACATTTAAAGAATGAGGACTTTTTTGATATTTATAAATATCCCACAGCTTATATAGAATTTACAAATGTGGTATATAATAAAAGCATTAATGAACATTTAATTGATGCGATGTTGACTATTAAGGATGTTTCTAAACCTGTAAAATTTACAGCTAAAGCAGATGGTACCGACAACACGATGACCGCAAGATTTAAAATAGATAGATCTCGATGGCAAATTAATTACAATCACGATTTAAAAGATAGTACGATTTCTGAAGCTGTAGAGTTTAATGTGTACCTAAAGTTTAAATAA
- a CDS encoding winged helix-turn-helix domain-containing protein produces the protein MKFRYQYFILFTATLFLLLTLSCSTKEKPEVSSEHIKVALRSVGHQLLLLENDSTSLVKPIEQTNATTYKLSFERSFQIDPEVLNATIDNVFKSKLNIHNYLVEVVDCTSNEVAYSYVTTAFKDEDIVPCSGRVLPNDCYTILVMLTEIPVKTSSTKTIIFYILVTLVLAFLVLVFYSKYASYKREQQEEQNTNYIGHFKFYPDQLILVKEAEEIQLSNKECELLALFVAKPNEVIKREELTKKVWEDNGVVVGRSLDTYISKLRKKLASDASIQLINVHGVGYKLVTN, from the coding sequence ATGAAGTTTAGATATCAATATTTTATTTTATTTACAGCAACGTTGTTTCTATTGCTTACTTTGAGTTGTTCCACTAAGGAAAAACCTGAAGTGTCCTCAGAACATATTAAAGTTGCTTTAAGAAGTGTTGGGCATCAACTATTATTGTTAGAAAACGACAGTACTTCTTTAGTAAAGCCTATTGAGCAAACAAACGCTACAACGTATAAGTTATCTTTTGAACGCTCATTTCAAATAGATCCTGAAGTATTAAACGCTACAATAGATAATGTCTTCAAGTCTAAACTAAACATCCATAATTATTTAGTTGAAGTGGTAGATTGTACCTCGAATGAAGTTGCATATAGTTATGTTACAACAGCTTTTAAAGATGAAGATATAGTGCCTTGTAGTGGTCGTGTTTTACCAAATGATTGTTACACCATACTAGTAATGCTAACAGAAATACCAGTAAAAACATCTTCAACTAAAACTATAATATTCTACATATTAGTTACATTGGTGTTGGCATTTCTTGTGCTTGTGTTTTATAGTAAATATGCAAGCTATAAAAGAGAGCAGCAAGAAGAACAAAACACAAACTATATAGGTCATTTTAAATTTTATCCAGATCAATTAATTTTGGTTAAAGAAGCAGAGGAAATCCAACTATCTAATAAAGAATGCGAACTACTGGCATTATTTGTAGCTAAGCCAAATGAAGTTATAAAGAGAGAAGAACTCACCAAAAAAGTGTGGGAAGATAATGGAGTAGTAGTTGGGCGTAGTTTAGACACTTATATTTCTAAATTACGAAAGAAACTTGCTTCAGATGCTTCTATACAGCTAATAAACGTACACGGTGTTGGTTATAAACTTGTAACCAATTAA
- a CDS encoding DEAD/DEAH box helicase codes for MATDIKTQKEILDKLNIKTLNPMQEEALLAITSTANTVLLSPTGTGKTVAFLLPLINDLNRDIEQVQALILVPSRELAIQIEQVIREMGSGFKANAVYGGRPFSKDKIELSHAPAILIGTPGRVADHLRRGTFETAELKTLVLDEFDKSLEVGFETEMKEIIEALPTIEKRILTSATRLDEIPVFVGVTKELTIDYLDTKRSKLEIKKVISPNKNKLETLAQLLHHIGNKPGIIFCNFKDTIRFVSDFLLDEGIPHGCFFGGMDQIDRERALIKFRNGTHQIIVATDLAARGLDIPELSYIIHFQLPLKAEEFTHRNGRTARMDSEGTAYVLQWKEEYLPEFITAKQIITPEVNVPKLASTWATLFISGGRKDKISKGDIAGLLFKQGQLDKHEVGIIELKQDCAFVAVPAKKAQQIANKTTDTRLKKKKVRITVLE; via the coding sequence ATGGCTACAGATATAAAAACCCAAAAGGAAATTCTAGATAAGCTTAATATTAAAACGCTTAATCCTATGCAGGAGGAAGCACTGTTAGCGATCACATCTACAGCAAATACAGTATTACTATCTCCAACAGGGACAGGAAAGACCGTAGCTTTTTTATTACCATTAATTAACGACTTAAATAGAGATATAGAACAAGTACAAGCTCTAATTTTAGTTCCATCTAGAGAACTAGCCATACAAATTGAGCAGGTTATAAGAGAAATGGGCTCTGGCTTTAAAGCTAATGCGGTATATGGTGGAAGGCCATTTTCGAAAGATAAAATTGAACTCTCTCACGCACCAGCTATTTTAATTGGAACGCCTGGTAGAGTAGCAGACCATTTAAGACGAGGAACTTTTGAGACTGCTGAATTAAAGACTTTAGTTTTAGACGAGTTTGATAAGTCTCTGGAAGTTGGGTTTGAAACAGAGATGAAAGAAATTATTGAAGCGTTACCAACTATTGAAAAACGCATCTTAACATCTGCAACCCGATTAGATGAGATACCTGTTTTTGTTGGTGTCACAAAAGAATTAACTATAGACTATTTAGATACAAAACGCTCTAAATTAGAAATTAAAAAGGTTATATCTCCTAATAAGAATAAACTTGAAACCTTAGCTCAACTCTTACATCATATTGGTAATAAGCCTGGTATCATATTTTGTAATTTCAAAGACACTATACGCTTTGTAAGTGACTTTTTATTAGATGAAGGCATACCTCACGGCTGTTTCTTTGGAGGTATGGATCAAATAGATAGAGAACGTGCTCTAATTAAATTTAGAAATGGAACTCATCAAATTATCGTTGCCACAGATTTGGCTGCACGCGGTTTAGATATACCTGAGTTAAGTTACATTATACATTTTCAGCTACCCTTAAAAGCAGAAGAGTTTACTCATAGAAATGGCCGTACCGCACGTATGGACTCTGAAGGTACAGCATATGTATTGCAATGGAAAGAAGAATATTTGCCAGAATTTATAACCGCAAAGCAAATTATCACACCAGAAGTTAATGTTCCTAAATTAGCTTCAACTTGGGCAACACTGTTTATATCTGGTGGTCGAAAAGATAAAATTTCAAAAGGAGATATTGCGGGACTATTGTTTAAACAAGGACAACTTGATAAACATGAAGTTGGTATAATAGAACTTAAGCAAGACTGTGCGTTTGTTGCTGTACCTGCTAAAAAAGCGCAACAAATAGCAAATAAAACTACAGATACTCGCTTAAAAAAGAAGAAAGTAAGAATTACAGTTTTAGAGTAA
- a CDS encoding KTSC domain-containing protein: MKRISEYKKLFGVEKEIELKTLKKSYRNLVKEWHPDKFQSDDAKKAEAEIQSRKIIDGYHFLVSMAPETKAANLEAYTKTITTESIADYHHKGMLLEVTFTDGTTYEYFGVTKPVYIKLVNAGNLNRFAKRNIYPKFVHRQSKRNLQDA, from the coding sequence ATGAAACGCATTTCAGAATATAAGAAGTTGTTTGGTGTAGAAAAGGAAATAGAGTTAAAGACTTTAAAGAAAAGCTACCGCAACTTAGTAAAAGAATGGCACCCTGATAAATTTCAGAGTGACGATGCAAAAAAAGCTGAAGCCGAAATACAAAGCCGAAAAATTATTGATGGATACCACTTCTTAGTAAGCATGGCACCAGAAACAAAGGCTGCAAATCTTGAGGCTTATACTAAAACTATAACTACAGAGAGTATTGCAGACTACCACCATAAAGGTATGCTGTTAGAAGTAACCTTTACAGACGGCACTACGTATGAGTATTTTGGTGTAACAAAGCCAGTTTATATCAAGTTGGTAAATGCTGGAAACTTAAACCGTTTTGCAAAACGAAACATTTATCCAAAGTTTGTACACAGACAATCTAAGCGTAATTTACAAGACGCCTAA
- a CDS encoding SDR family NAD(P)-dependent oxidoreductase, translated as MSKATNNEDINACIATLQSLLEDTNRLFDLPEEQRIALFKAAGALTRPNRDEFDRRRKDAKKAAKRKMITRDKHARKATGIRSAREASVFEAPKLLTAAPDEQLELESPRNCYVCKKVYTKLHHFYDTMCTDCGDLNYAKRFQTADLTNQVAVITGSRLKIGYHITLMLLRSGARVVATTRFPANSAIRFSKESDYNVWKDRLHIHGLDLRHIPSVEIFCNYIEQKYERLDILINNAAQTVRRPSGFYSHLMLNEKRSINELPELAQPLLKDHSECLKELSDLSISTSKTSKNNVLPVTWHGPEPGIGLRNSAELSQIPYSFDNSLKASEVFPEGELDADLQQVDLRKTNSWRLKLGEIETTEMVEVQLVNAVAPFVLCNRLSKLMLKEDTGKKHIINVSAMEGKFHRFKKEDRHPHTNMAKAALNMLTHTSAATLAKSGIYMNAVDTGWVTDEDPAELSKKKQEVHDFQPPLDIVDGAARVMDPLIDGINTGKHWSGKFLKDYFPIDW; from the coding sequence ATGAGCAAGGCTACAAATAATGAAGATATAAATGCTTGTATTGCAACGTTGCAATCTCTTTTAGAAGACACCAATAGGTTGTTTGATTTACCAGAAGAGCAACGCATAGCTTTATTTAAAGCAGCTGGTGCCTTAACTAGACCAAACCGCGACGAGTTTGATCGCCGTCGAAAAGACGCTAAAAAAGCGGCTAAGCGTAAAATGATTACGCGAGATAAACATGCTAGAAAAGCAACAGGCATAAGATCTGCCAGAGAAGCTTCGGTTTTTGAAGCACCGAAACTTCTTACTGCTGCTCCAGATGAACAACTAGAGCTAGAGTCTCCAAGAAACTGTTACGTTTGTAAAAAAGTGTACACCAAATTGCATCATTTTTATGATACAATGTGTACAGATTGTGGCGATTTAAATTATGCGAAGCGTTTTCAAACAGCAGACCTAACTAACCAAGTTGCCGTAATTACAGGTTCTCGTTTAAAAATAGGATATCACATTACGTTAATGCTATTAAGAAGTGGTGCTAGAGTAGTGGCTACTACACGTTTTCCGGCAAACTCAGCTATCCGATTTTCAAAAGAATCAGATTATAATGTATGGAAAGACCGCTTACATATACACGGTTTAGACTTACGCCATATCCCTAGTGTCGAAATTTTCTGTAACTATATAGAACAGAAATATGAGCGTCTAGACATTCTTATAAATAATGCTGCTCAAACAGTTAGACGTCCTTCTGGGTTCTACTCACATTTAATGTTAAATGAAAAACGTTCTATAAATGAGCTGCCAGAATTAGCGCAACCACTTTTAAAAGATCATTCTGAATGTTTAAAGGAACTTTCAGACTTAAGTATTTCTACAAGTAAAACTAGTAAAAACAATGTCTTGCCGGTAACTTGGCACGGTCCAGAACCTGGTATAGGATTAAGGAACTCTGCAGAACTATCTCAAATCCCTTATAGTTTTGATAATTCTTTAAAAGCTTCTGAAGTATTTCCTGAAGGTGAATTAGATGCAGATTTACAACAAGTAGACTTACGTAAGACTAATAGTTGGCGCCTAAAATTAGGTGAAATTGAAACTACTGAAATGGTAGAAGTACAACTTGTAAATGCAGTAGCTCCTTTTGTTTTATGCAATAGATTATCTAAACTAATGCTTAAAGAAGATACAGGTAAAAAGCATATAATCAACGTTTCAGCAATGGAAGGAAAGTTTCATCGCTTTAAAAAAGAAGATCGTCATCCTCATACAAATATGGCTAAAGCTGCACTTAATATGCTTACACATACATCTGCTGCAACATTAGCTAAATCTGGTATTTATATGAATGCTGTAGATACTGGTTGGGTTACAGATGAAGATCCTGCAGAACTTTCTAAAAAGAAACAAGAAGTTCATGATTTTCAACCACCACTTGATATTGTAGATGGTGCTGCACGTGTAATGGATCCTTTAATTGATGGAATTAACACAGGAAAGCATTGGAGCGGTAAATTCTTAAAAGATTATTTTCCTATAGATTGGTAA
- a CDS encoding acyl-CoA desaturase translates to MAVILFVLVLWYGGLFFQSFFLHRYAAHQVFTMSKTMERITFILTWIFQGASYLSAYGYGIMHRMHHAYTDTEEDPHSPSHDANIFAMMWKTKTIYQDINKQRITVEPRFTKNIPQWSSFDMFASSRISRLLWITGYILFFAFFATAWWQWLLLPITFLMAPIHGVIINWFGHIYGYVNFAMKNTSKNLFRFDFLMMGEGYHNNHHKYASRANFGVKWYEIDVTYLVIRLLDALRIIHLKPIPIKK, encoded by the coding sequence ATGGCTGTTATTCTGTTTGTCTTAGTACTTTGGTATGGAGGCTTATTTTTTCAATCGTTTTTTCTTCATAGGTATGCTGCACACCAAGTGTTTACAATGTCTAAGACAATGGAACGTATTACATTTATACTTACATGGATTTTTCAAGGCGCAAGTTATTTAAGTGCTTACGGATATGGAATAATGCACAGAATGCATCACGCATATACAGATACTGAAGAAGATCCGCACTCACCATCACATGATGCTAACATATTTGCTATGATGTGGAAAACAAAAACCATTTATCAAGATATAAACAAACAGCGCATTACTGTAGAACCTCGTTTTACTAAAAACATACCACAATGGTCTAGTTTTGATATGTTTGCAAGCTCAAGAATTTCTAGGTTATTATGGATAACTGGCTACATTTTATTCTTTGCATTCTTTGCAACTGCTTGGTGGCAATGGTTATTACTACCTATTACATTTTTAATGGCTCCTATTCATGGTGTTATCATAAACTGGTTTGGTCATATTTATGGTTATGTAAATTTTGCTATGAAAAATACGAGCAAGAACTTATTTAGATTCGATTTTTTAATGATGGGCGAAGGCTATCATAACAATCATCACAAATATGCAAGTCGTGCAAATTTTGGTGTAAAATGGTATGAGATAGATGTTACATACCTTGTAATAAGACTACTAGATGCTTTAAGAATTATACACCTTAAACCTATACCTATTAAGAAATAA
- a CDS encoding Crp/Fnr family transcriptional regulator, whose amino-acid sequence MQQIKAYLDQIASISAADWAFFTSKLQRRVIPKKDVFLKLNEIENTISFIETGVVRLFIPKEDPDKEITFGFTFKNQFVSAYDSFITRQPSAYQLQALTETTLLSISYNDLQAVYKTTQIGNLIGRLTAERLFLVKSKREQNLLNLSAEERYIKLFKERPELLKVIPLKYISSYIGVTAQALSRIRKRL is encoded by the coding sequence GTGCAACAAATTAAAGCATACTTAGATCAAATTGCATCGATATCTGCTGCAGATTGGGCATTTTTTACCTCAAAACTTCAACGGCGTGTTATTCCGAAGAAAGATGTGTTCTTAAAATTGAATGAAATAGAAAATACCATATCGTTTATTGAAACAGGTGTAGTAAGATTATTTATCCCTAAAGAAGATCCAGACAAAGAAATTACTTTTGGCTTTACGTTTAAGAATCAGTTTGTTAGCGCTTATGATTCTTTTATAACTAGGCAACCTTCTGCCTACCAATTACAAGCACTTACAGAAACAACTTTGCTAAGTATTTCCTATAACGATTTACAAGCTGTTTATAAGACAACACAAATAGGTAATTTAATAGGACGGCTAACTGCAGAGCGTTTGTTTTTGGTAAAATCTAAACGTGAACAAAATTTATTAAACCTTTCAGCAGAAGAACGCTATATAAAACTCTTTAAGGAACGTCCAGAACTATTAAAAGTAATTCCATTAAAATACATTAGTTCTTACATAGGCGTGACAGCACAAGCCTTAAGTAGGATAAGGAAACGGCTTTAA
- a CDS encoding winged helix-turn-helix transcriptional regulator, with protein sequence MEVEHKKRLITYNDKSFSCTTSIAMEFIGGKWKSVILIYLTSGKKRYNELYKLISTITERTLSLQLKQLEKDGLITRRVYTKKPPLKVEYALTPFGETLSPVLHAIAEWGQVVAKEKGEIIE encoded by the coding sequence ATGGAGGTTGAACACAAAAAAAGATTAATAACTTACAACGACAAGAGCTTTTCTTGTACTACTAGTATTGCTATGGAGTTTATTGGCGGTAAATGGAAAAGCGTTATTTTAATATATCTTACTAGTGGCAAGAAGCGTTATAACGAACTTTATAAGCTTATATCTACAATTACAGAGCGCACACTAAGTTTACAGTTAAAACAACTAGAGAAAGATGGCTTAATTACTAGGCGTGTTTATACAAAAAAACCACCCTTAAAAGTTGAATACGCTCTAACTCCATTTGGGGAAACATTATCTCCTGTTTTACACGCTATTGCAGAATGGGGACAAGTAGTGGCTAAAGAAAAAGGTGAGATTATTGAATAA
- a CDS encoding zinc-binding alcohol dehydrogenase family protein, giving the protein MKAIGYKENLDIENENSLQDIELETPKAQGRDILVEVKAISVNPVDYKVRSGMKAEGDKWKVIGWDATGIVKEVGEDVSLFKVGDKVWYAGDFTRQGSNAEYQLVDERIVGNKPSNLSYAEAAALPLTTLTAWELLFDRLQVSKDDDSKSILIIGAAGGVGSIMVQLAKQLTKLNIIGTASREETTSWLQDLGVHTVLNHKHKLSEELEKHNLPAPDYVVSLNGTEHHIDEIVKLIKPQGKFGFIDDPKSLDVMPFKSKAVSTHFEFMFTRSMFQTEDMIEQHHILNKVSDLIDNNIIKTTVGEHFGRINAENLRKAHAFLETGKAKGKIVLEEF; this is encoded by the coding sequence ATGAAAGCAATAGGTTATAAAGAGAATTTAGATATAGAAAATGAAAATTCTCTTCAGGACATAGAATTAGAAACACCAAAAGCACAAGGAAGAGATATACTTGTTGAAGTTAAGGCAATATCTGTTAATCCTGTTGACTATAAAGTGCGCTCTGGAATGAAAGCAGAAGGAGACAAGTGGAAAGTTATAGGTTGGGATGCTACCGGAATAGTAAAGGAAGTTGGAGAAGATGTTAGTCTTTTTAAAGTAGGAGATAAGGTATGGTATGCTGGAGATTTTACACGACAAGGTAGCAATGCAGAATACCAACTCGTCGATGAACGTATAGTTGGTAACAAACCAAGCAATTTAAGTTATGCAGAAGCTGCCGCATTGCCATTAACAACACTTACCGCTTGGGAGCTTTTATTTGACAGGCTACAAGTCTCAAAAGATGACGATAGTAAATCTATTTTAATTATTGGTGCTGCTGGTGGCGTAGGATCTATTATGGTTCAGTTAGCTAAACAGCTCACTAAGCTAAACATCATTGGTACTGCATCTCGAGAAGAAACAACGTCTTGGTTACAAGATTTAGGCGTTCATACCGTCTTAAATCATAAACATAAATTAAGTGAGGAATTAGAAAAGCACAATCTTCCTGCTCCAGATTATGTAGTAAGCTTAAATGGCACAGAACATCATATAGATGAGATAGTTAAATTAATAAAGCCTCAAGGTAAATTCGGGTTTATTGACGATCCTAAATCATTAGACGTTATGCCTTTTAAGTCTAAAGCCGTATCAACTCATTTTGAATTTATGTTTACACGTTCTATGTTTCAAACAGAAGATATGATAGAGCAACACCATATATTAAACAAGGTATCAGATTTAATAGATAACAATATTATTAAAACAACCGTAGGAGAACATTTTGGGCGAATAAACGCAGAAAATCTTCGCAAAGCACACGCGTTCTTAGAAACAGGGAAAGCAAAGGGAAAAATAGTCTTAGAAGAATTTTAA
- a CDS encoding DUF4437 domain-containing protein, translating to MKNYTAFTIALLIGILANAQTPTTDSTTSINEVVTANQVEWGWLNPLRGDKSPAAGKLWGDRTSTNASGFLVKFKKGFSSPAHIHNVTYRGMVISGLLHNDDEKAEEMWLPKGSFWVQPAGEAHITAASGKVNLAYIEIQEGPYLVKPTSEAFDNGERPVNIDKSNLVWLNAKDITWIKNDSGVQTAFLWGTHENEQLRASLIKLPKGFQGSIKNLSPNFRAVIINGNLTHSITKNAKRSTLQSGSYFGAAKDSVHRVEALEETTIYIRSNGSFNITSK from the coding sequence ATGAAAAATTACACTGCATTTACAATCGCTTTATTAATAGGAATTTTAGCTAACGCACAAACACCTACTACAGATAGTACAACATCAATAAATGAAGTAGTTACAGCAAACCAAGTTGAATGGGGTTGGCTAAACCCGCTACGTGGCGACAAAAGTCCTGCTGCCGGTAAACTTTGGGGTGATCGTACTAGCACGAATGCTTCAGGATTTCTTGTAAAGTTTAAAAAAGGATTTTCGTCTCCTGCGCATATTCATAATGTGACGTATCGTGGTATGGTCATTTCTGGTTTACTTCATAATGATGATGAAAAGGCAGAAGAAATGTGGTTGCCAAAGGGTTCCTTCTGGGTACAACCTGCAGGCGAAGCACATATTACAGCAGCTTCTGGCAAAGTTAACTTGGCATATATAGAAATCCAAGAAGGCCCTTATTTGGTAAAACCAACATCAGAAGCTTTTGATAATGGAGAACGTCCTGTTAATATTGACAAGTCTAACTTGGTTTGGCTAAATGCTAAGGATATCACGTGGATTAAAAATGATAGTGGTGTACAAACTGCTTTTTTATGGGGAACTCATGAAAACGAACAATTAAGAGCATCACTAATCAAATTACCTAAAGGCTTTCAGGGAAGTATTAAAAACCTAAGTCCAAATTTTAGAGCTGTAATTATTAATGGTAACCTAACTCATAGTATTACTAAAAATGCTAAACGCTCTACATTACAATCAGGTAGCTATTTTGGAGCAGCTAAAGATTCAGTACATAGAGTAGAAGCTTTAGAAGAGACTACAATTTATATTCGTAGTAATGGCAGTTTTAATATAACTTCAAAATAA
- a CDS encoding AraC family transcriptional regulator, producing MPRTIIENIVIQEYKDQTFFEFCKYTTIRFFEILYFEKGTGIIKINGKTVTYTPNSIFVFVPDDIYIVNAKTATSTVTIKFLKSFFRNTNSQPAVLPVNDWFRKIEEILNSESHQLREMKFENASDKLHLTSLINMVTTEYHKKQFYDIFIIQNSLSVILHLIARNIQFLNSESSKVTESSKIQKIINYIHSNIYNSELLTTKHLAEEFHMAGNYISEYFKKHTDVSLKKYIINYKLKLVETRLKYTDLQFSEIATELGFTDSSHLNKTFLSYKG from the coding sequence ATGCCGCGTACAATTATAGAAAATATTGTTATTCAGGAATATAAGGATCAAACATTCTTTGAGTTTTGTAAATATACAACCATTCGTTTTTTTGAGATTCTCTATTTTGAAAAGGGTACAGGCATTATTAAAATAAATGGTAAAACGGTAACTTATACACCTAATAGCATTTTTGTATTTGTCCCGGATGATATTTATATAGTTAACGCTAAAACGGCAACAAGTACAGTAACCATAAAATTTTTAAAAAGCTTTTTTAGAAACACTAATTCTCAACCTGCAGTCCTACCTGTTAATGATTGGTTTAGAAAAATAGAAGAGATTTTAAATAGTGAGAGTCATCAATTAAGAGAGATGAAGTTTGAAAATGCTTCAGATAAACTGCATTTAACGTCTTTAATTAATATGGTTACTACAGAATATCATAAGAAACAGTTCTATGATATCTTCATTATTCAGAATTCATTATCTGTCATTTTACATTTGATAGCGAGAAATATTCAGTTTTTAAATTCTGAATCCTCAAAAGTTACAGAATCTTCTAAAATTCAAAAGATTATAAACTACATTCATTCAAATATTTATAATTCAGAACTACTTACCACGAAACACTTAGCTGAAGAGTTTCATATGGCAGGAAACTATATTAGTGAATACTTTAAAAAGCATACAGATGTCTCACTGAAAAAATACATTATAAATTACAAGCTTAAACTTGTAGAAACTCGGCTAAAATATACAGATTTACAATTCTCCGAAATTGCTACAGAGTTGGGTTTTACAGATTCTAGTCACCTAAATAAGACATTCTTAAGTTATAAAGGTTAA